AGCTCTACCCTCGCTGGTGGGAAACGCTGTCGCCTCGCAATCGCGCGCGTTGGCTGCTTGGGCAATTGTGGAACTCCGACGACGCTCTCCCGAGCGATGTACAAGCTGATTTCCAGAACAAGACTCTCACCTACGGCCAGTTGGCTCGCCAGCTCGCCAAGGATCTATGGCCACGATTCTTGACAATGGTCAGCCTGGAACTGAAAGAAGTTCAGGAACAATTGGTCCGGGGTAGGCAGAGAGCCATTGAAGCTCGTCGGTGTTTCCGCGACAGTGGAACGCTGCCGATGTTAATCGGAGGGTTCCACACAACCACGTTGTCAAGCCAGATTGCTCAGCTGCGTAACTTTACCGATCCCATCGTGCTTAGAGTTCATGGCTTCTACTCGGCACTGCTTGCGTTGGAGGAGATACAAAACCGTCTGAATGAACAGGCACAGGAACACCAAAGGTTATCCACCGCAGTGGATCGGGAATATGCAGCTGTTCGGGTCGAGGCGATTCTGGACAATCTAATTCAGCAGATTGACAATTGCCAAGTGAGGCTAGACGAGTTGCGGGCTTGCTTAGAATAGGGCCGTGGTTTTGTTTTTAATCCTTATCCGCCGGATGTTTCTTCCCGCTGGTTAGATCGGGTGAAGTGAGGAGTATGAAGCGGCTCGAGCGAACGCAGACGGCGCGACTCCTTCTTACTTCCTCGGATATCACTTCGAACTTGTGAAGGGAGTGGATTGCTGCTGATCGTCCGCTTGGGGATAGTCCCGAGGAAGGCGAGCGTGCGGTTGAGCGCTTCCTGTCCCGCCGCGTCGTCCAGGTTGAACTGGTACTCATGTGGGAGGCGAGGAACACGGTCCGTGGGGAAGAAGAGAGTCTCAATATGCACACCCAGACCAGCGAGTTTCTGCGCCAGTGCAACCGCCTGCGGCGCCAGCGGGTCGCCATTACCGCTGGAGATGAAGCTCGGCGGGAAAGCTACGGTGACTTGGCTAGTTACCGACATCAATCGGAAGCCAGCCTGTTCGCGGAAATTCTTTCTTCCCAAATAGGCCCATAGCACCGTCTCGAGGAACCATCCGAAGTTTCCTTCCAAATTCACCGCGGAGGGATCAAACGCTCCGGACAGCAGAAGCACGGCCAGCAACTGATTGGGTTGCAGTTGCGGGGAGATGCGGATGGCATGCGCGAAATGGGGATCGGTAGTAAGCAGAGCCACCTGGCTGGCGTGGTGTGCTCCAGCGGAATCGCCGGCGAGAATTATCATCGCAGGGTCGATCTTGAAATCGCCCGCGTGGCGAACGAGAAACCCGAGTGCTGTATTCACCTGCTCCACAGGCTTGGGATACGTAGCGCCCGGCGCTTTCGAGTACTCTACCGCCACCATCGTGTAGCCACGCCCGGCGAGAATCTTCATGTAATTGGCGATTCCATTCTTGTTGCCAGCAACGAACCCTCCACCATGCACCCACACGATAGTTGGCCGAGGCGCGTTCGTGCCTTCCGGATAATAGAGATCAAAGACTTCATCCTTCCCATCTCCGTAGGCGAGATCGCGCCGCGTCACAATGCCAGCGGGGACATGTTTTTCCAAGGCGGCCTCAGAAGCCCGGTCGCCGTTGGAAAACACGTGACGAATGAGGACGACGGACGGCCAGGGGCTAAGCCTGAAGGCCAATATGGCAATGACTATGAGGACGATGAGAATGCCCGCTGACCAGAGAAGAAAGCGCTTGATCACGACTCACTCCCGGGATGTGTCCAAATCATGAGCCAGGACTAGCGGGTAAGCGCCGCGGTCTCAAAAGCTGCGCGACGCAGCCTACATCCAACGCCGGGCACAATCAATATGGAATCAGGCTGGAAATGTGA
This genomic stretch from Terriglobales bacterium harbors:
- a CDS encoding alpha/beta hydrolase, with protein sequence MIKRFLLWSAGILIVLIVIAILAFRLSPWPSVVLIRHVFSNGDRASEAALEKHVPAGIVTRRDLAYGDGKDEVFDLYYPEGTNAPRPTIVWVHGGGFVAGNKNGIANYMKILAGRGYTMVAVEYSKAPGATYPKPVEQVNTALGFLVRHAGDFKIDPAMIILAGDSAGAHHASQVALLTTDPHFAHAIRISPQLQPNQLLAVLLLSGAFDPSAVNLEGNFGWFLETVLWAYLGRKNFREQAGFRLMSVTSQVTVAFPPSFISSGNGDPLAPQAVALAQKLAGLGVHIETLFFPTDRVPRLPHEYQFNLDDAAGQEALNRTLAFLGTIPKRTISSNPLPSQVRSDIRGSKKESRRLRSLEPLHTPHFTRSNQREETSGG